One window of the Streptomyces sp. NBC_00259 genome contains the following:
- a CDS encoding carbon-nitrogen hydrolase family protein, with amino-acid sequence MIAAAAQFVPVPGDVPANVRSMEALVHEAAARGARLVVFPELAVTGYELGLLTTDPGLWTAHDDPRLSGLREACRATSTAAVVNCAAPSPGGARPTIASLVLGPDGELLTRYDKRHLHGAEHDLFAAGTADGRFALDGVRFALAVCYDNRFPEVAGRAAADGCEVYVASSALDVGNDSFETVYPVRARDNGMHVVLGNLMGHSTEAGECAGNSAVWGPDGALVATAGTAAPGLAVAELPARHRA; translated from the coding sequence ATGATCGCCGCAGCAGCCCAGTTCGTCCCGGTGCCGGGCGACGTTCCGGCCAATGTCCGCTCCATGGAAGCCCTGGTCCACGAGGCGGCCGCTCGCGGTGCCCGGCTGGTCGTCTTCCCCGAACTCGCGGTCACCGGGTACGAACTGGGCCTGCTCACCACGGACCCCGGCCTGTGGACGGCCCACGACGATCCCCGCCTGTCCGGGCTGCGGGAGGCCTGCCGCGCCACCTCCACGGCCGCCGTGGTCAACTGCGCGGCGCCTTCCCCGGGCGGAGCCCGGCCCACCATCGCCTCACTCGTCCTCGGCCCGGACGGCGAGCTGCTGACCCGCTACGACAAGCGGCATCTGCACGGCGCCGAGCACGACCTCTTCGCCGCCGGGACGGCGGACGGCCGCTTCGCCCTCGACGGGGTCCGGTTCGCGCTCGCCGTCTGCTACGACAACCGCTTCCCGGAGGTCGCCGGCCGCGCCGCCGCCGACGGCTGCGAGGTGTACGTGGCGAGTTCGGCGCTGGACGTCGGCAACGACTCCTTCGAGACGGTCTACCCGGTCCGGGCGCGGGACAACGGGATGCACGTGGTGCTCGGCAACCTCATGGGGCACAGCACCGAGGCCGGGGAGTGCGCCGGCAACAGCGCGGTGTGGGGCCCGGACGGCGCGCTTGTGGCCACGGCGGGCACCGCCGCCCCCGGGCTCGCGGTCGCGGAGCTGCCGGCGCGACATCGCGCCTGA
- a CDS encoding EI24 domain-containing protein, producing the protein MRDLGVGFGYLMKGQRWVGRHGRWFGFGLLPGLVTLVLYAGALVGLGYGADDLVGWATPFAADWSSPWLGLFRGFLTALLWVFGLFLAVITFTAVTLLVGQPFYESLSEQVDRSEGGDVPESGLPIWRELWISARDSLKVVLRVALYGVLLFALGFVPVVGQTVVPVIGFCVTGFFLAEELTAVALQRRGVELRERLTLLRGRRLLTLGFGVPLAVAFIVPFVAVFLMPGAVAGATLLVRDLTAHEDDQAPDPEHRTPAAPSSPYGFDKDRAARS; encoded by the coding sequence ATGCGTGATCTCGGTGTGGGCTTCGGCTACTTGATGAAGGGGCAGCGGTGGGTCGGCCGGCACGGCCGGTGGTTCGGGTTCGGTCTGCTGCCCGGACTGGTCACCCTCGTGCTGTACGCCGGAGCCCTCGTCGGCCTCGGGTACGGGGCGGACGACCTGGTGGGCTGGGCGACACCGTTCGCCGCGGACTGGTCGTCGCCGTGGCTCGGGCTGTTCCGCGGCTTCCTCACCGCGCTGCTGTGGGTCTTCGGGCTCTTCCTCGCCGTGATCACGTTCACCGCCGTGACCCTGCTGGTCGGCCAGCCCTTCTACGAGTCGCTCTCCGAGCAGGTCGACCGCAGCGAGGGCGGTGACGTGCCCGAGTCCGGGCTGCCGATCTGGCGGGAGCTGTGGATCTCCGCCCGGGACAGCCTGAAGGTGGTGCTGAGGGTCGCGCTGTACGGCGTGCTGCTCTTCGCGCTCGGCTTCGTCCCCGTCGTCGGGCAGACCGTCGTCCCCGTGATCGGCTTCTGCGTCACCGGCTTCTTCCTCGCCGAGGAGCTCACCGCCGTGGCGCTGCAACGCCGTGGTGTCGAGCTCAGGGAACGCCTCACCCTGCTCCGCGGCCGCCGTCTCCTCACCCTCGGCTTCGGCGTCCCGCTCGCCGTCGCCTTCATCGTCCCCTTCGTCGCGGTCTTCCTGATGCCGGGCGCCGTCGCGGGCGCGACCCTGCTGGTACGCGACCTGACGGCACACGAGGACGACCAGGCACCGGACCCGGAGCACCGGACCCCGGCCGCGCCGTCCTCCCCGTACGGCTTCGACAAGGACCGGGCGGCCCGGTCCTAG
- a CDS encoding M14 family zinc carboxypeptidase has translation MGMPRSFVAATAGTAAIAVAGALFLAPGPAAAAPGPDRPHPVREGAGRDTGRDATPVDGAALRALQGAAPELRKEGGYPRRTVLTPPPVDPADKSLKLGLAPYHSLAPRLNALQKLGDRVGVEIAGRSAGGHELYLVTVTAPESAKEARDQERMRELIENRPATAAGDRHIKAAYKTPVFINNNIHGNEWEGTDAALKLIEELAKAKDAKTVGLLARNRIHLNVTANPDGRIAGTRANANGFDLNRDFITASQPETRAMRRIAIDKQPAVMLDLHGYVNGTLIEPTTPPHGENYEYDLFLKNAYANALGMEKAVNGLGYTPQKDGVEPAVIPFRDQQEGWDDWPPVFTPQYMPFHGAVASHTIEFPMAVNNALYDSLPVAELRRRAAINTDIAGAAMRAALAYTDTHRASVLADQIETFRRGAAGEAQRPVSEQTVPGVPGIGPEDVYTTTFPRAYVIPSGVRQRSATAAARLVDHLVANDVRVERARGAFRLAGRTYQAGSYVVDMHQPKRGIANVILDEGRDISADVSTMYDISGWSLGLLWGASVDAVERGRLAVDGRPVRAAAATGSVAPHGDLELRLDDPRELAAVNSLLAQGVAVRRTAEGSAIVPGSARGRAEVLADRYGVVFRATEERGTAPLRRTRVAAAVSAGELFALREMGFDVVPVSTQVLNAGFDWSGADALFVSSGLDRTRLTPAARDALDRFLAGHGAGVVASGAQGAAFNASAGLLKARAVAGNGDANGVARVVNSGGRVTAGAPRHTFVYSPLWFTDLGGSARAEQWYGPGNPLVSGHWRAGEDGRGGPQDAAGRASVVSGTSSHGASVVLFGTEPLFRDHPKGVFAQVGRALLMR, from the coding sequence ATGGGCATGCCCAGATCCTTCGTGGCCGCCACCGCGGGCACCGCCGCCATCGCCGTCGCCGGAGCGCTGTTCCTCGCGCCCGGGCCCGCGGCCGCCGCTCCGGGGCCCGACCGTCCGCATCCGGTGCGCGAGGGCGCGGGCCGGGACACGGGCCGGGACGCCACACCGGTCGACGGCGCCGCGCTGCGGGCGCTTCAGGGGGCCGCGCCGGAGCTGCGCAAGGAGGGCGGCTATCCGCGCAGGACGGTTCTCACACCGCCACCGGTCGACCCTGCCGACAAGTCGCTCAAGCTGGGCCTGGCGCCGTACCACTCGCTCGCCCCGCGTCTGAACGCCCTGCAGAAGCTGGGCGACCGGGTCGGCGTGGAGATCGCGGGACGCTCGGCCGGCGGGCACGAGCTGTATCTGGTGACCGTCACCGCCCCGGAGAGCGCCAAGGAGGCCCGCGACCAGGAGCGGATGCGCGAGCTCATCGAGAACCGGCCCGCCACCGCCGCCGGGGACCGGCACATCAAGGCCGCCTACAAGACGCCGGTCTTCATCAACAACAACATCCACGGCAACGAGTGGGAGGGCACGGACGCCGCCCTGAAGCTCATCGAGGAGCTGGCGAAGGCCAAGGACGCGAAGACCGTGGGCCTGCTCGCCAGGAACCGGATCCACCTCAATGTGACGGCCAACCCGGACGGCCGTATCGCCGGCACCCGCGCCAACGCCAACGGCTTCGACCTCAACCGCGACTTCATCACCGCCTCGCAGCCCGAGACCCGGGCGATGCGGCGGATCGCCATCGACAAGCAGCCCGCGGTGATGCTCGATCTGCACGGGTACGTCAACGGCACGCTCATCGAGCCGACGACCCCGCCGCACGGCGAGAACTACGAGTACGACCTCTTCCTGAAGAACGCCTACGCCAACGCCCTCGGCATGGAGAAGGCCGTCAACGGGCTCGGCTACACCCCGCAGAAGGACGGCGTCGAGCCGGCCGTCATCCCCTTCCGCGACCAGCAAGAGGGCTGGGACGACTGGCCACCGGTCTTCACCCCGCAGTACATGCCCTTCCACGGCGCCGTCGCCTCGCACACCATCGAGTTCCCGATGGCGGTGAACAACGCGCTGTACGACTCGCTGCCCGTCGCCGAGCTGCGCCGCCGGGCCGCGATCAACACGGACATCGCGGGCGCGGCCATGCGCGCGGCCCTCGCCTACACCGACACCCACCGCGCGTCCGTCCTCGCCGACCAGATCGAGACCTTCCGGCGCGGCGCCGCGGGCGAGGCCCAGCGGCCGGTGTCGGAGCAGACCGTGCCGGGTGTGCCCGGGATCGGGCCGGAGGACGTCTACACGACCACCTTCCCGCGGGCCTACGTCATCCCCTCGGGCGTTCGTCAGCGCAGCGCCACGGCGGCGGCGCGGCTGGTGGACCATCTGGTCGCCAACGACGTCCGCGTGGAGCGGGCGCGCGGGGCCTTCCGGCTGGCCGGGCGTACGTACCAGGCCGGTTCGTACGTCGTCGACATGCACCAGCCCAAGCGCGGTATCGCCAACGTCATCCTCGACGAGGGCCGGGACATCAGTGCCGACGTCTCGACGATGTACGACATCTCGGGCTGGAGCCTCGGGCTGCTGTGGGGCGCGAGCGTGGACGCGGTCGAGCGCGGCCGGCTCGCGGTCGACGGCCGTCCCGTGCGGGCCGCCGCGGCGACCGGCTCCGTGGCGCCGCACGGCGATCTGGAGCTGCGGCTCGACGACCCCCGGGAGCTGGCCGCGGTCAACTCGCTGCTCGCGCAGGGCGTGGCGGTGCGCCGGACGGCCGAGGGCTCGGCGATCGTCCCCGGCTCGGCCCGTGGCAGGGCCGAGGTGCTGGCGGACCGGTACGGAGTGGTCTTCCGCGCGACCGAGGAGCGGGGCACGGCGCCGCTGAGGCGCACCAGGGTGGCGGCGGCGGTCAGCGCCGGTGAGCTGTTCGCGCTGCGGGAGATGGGCTTCGACGTGGTGCCGGTGTCGACGCAGGTGCTCAACGCGGGCTTCGACTGGTCCGGGGCGGACGCGCTGTTCGTCTCGTCGGGTCTGGACCGTACGAGGCTGACGCCGGCGGCCCGCGATGCCCTCGACCGCTTCCTGGCCGGGCACGGCGCGGGCGTCGTCGCCTCCGGTGCGCAGGGCGCCGCGTTCAACGCCTCGGCGGGGCTGCTCAAGGCCCGCGCGGTGGCGGGCAACGGGGACGCCAACGGCGTCGCACGGGTGGTCAACTCGGGCGGGAGGGTCACCGCGGGCGCCCCGCGGCACACCTTCGTCTACTCCCCGCTGTGGTTCACCGACCTCGGCGGCAGCGCGCGGGCGGAGCAGTGGTACGGCCCGGGGAACCCGCTGGTGTCGGGCCACTGGCGGGCCGGCGAGGACGGCAGGGGCGGCCCGCAGGACGCGGCGGGCAGGGCCTCGGTCGTCAGCGGTACGTCGTCGCACGGCGCCTCGGTGGTGCTGTTCGGCACCGAACCGCTGTTCCGTGACCATCCCAAGGGTGTGTTCGCGCAGGTCGGGCGGGCGCTGCTGATGCGCTGA
- a CDS encoding organic hydroperoxide resistance protein, giving the protein MSIQQSDVLYTAVATAENGRDGRVATNDGKLDVVVNPPKEMGGSGAGTNPEQLFAAGYSACFQGALGVVARNEGADISGSTVTAEVGIGKNDEGFGIIVKISAVIPNVDAATARDLIEKAHQVCPYSKATRGNITVELEV; this is encoded by the coding sequence ATGTCGATCCAGCAGTCCGACGTCCTGTACACCGCCGTCGCCACGGCGGAGAACGGCCGGGACGGCCGCGTCGCCACCAACGACGGCAAGCTCGACGTCGTCGTCAACCCGCCCAAGGAGATGGGCGGCTCCGGCGCCGGTACGAACCCGGAGCAGCTCTTCGCCGCCGGTTACAGCGCCTGCTTCCAGGGCGCGCTCGGAGTCGTCGCCCGCAACGAGGGCGCCGACATCTCCGGCTCGACGGTCACCGCCGAGGTCGGCATCGGCAAGAACGACGAGGGCTTCGGCATCATCGTCAAGATCTCGGCGGTCATCCCGAACGTGGACGCCGCCACCGCCAGGGACCTGATCGAGAAGGCCCACCAGGTGTGCCCGTACTCCAAGGCCACCCGCGGCAACATCACGGTCGAGCTCGAGGTCTGA
- a CDS encoding NADP-dependent oxidoreductase: MSALPSSSREWHLVSRPHGWPEPKDFALREAPVSEPGEGRILVRNLHFSVDPYMRGRMNDVKSYTPPFQLDKPMDGGAVGEVIASNAEGFAVGDHVLHGLGWREYADVPAKHATKVDASVAPLSAYLGVLGMPGLTAYAGLFEVASFKEGDAVFVSGAAGAVGSQVGQMARLKGASRVIGSAGSDEKVKLLVEEYGFDAAFNYKNGPVAEQLKAAAPDGIDVYFDNVGGEHLEAALSSFNVHGRATICGMIAQYNATEPTPAPRNLALVIGKRLRLQGMLVSDHAALQPQFVQDVAGWIGSGELKYNETVVEGIENGFDAFIGLLRGENTGKMVVSLTR; this comes from the coding sequence ATGTCCGCACTTCCCTCGTCCAGCCGTGAATGGCACCTCGTCTCCCGCCCGCACGGCTGGCCCGAGCCGAAGGACTTCGCCCTGCGCGAGGCCCCGGTGTCCGAGCCGGGCGAAGGCCGGATCCTGGTCCGCAACCTGCACTTCTCCGTGGACCCGTACATGCGCGGCCGGATGAACGACGTGAAGTCGTACACACCGCCGTTCCAGCTCGACAAGCCCATGGACGGCGGCGCGGTCGGCGAGGTCATCGCGTCGAACGCCGAGGGCTTCGCGGTCGGCGACCATGTCCTGCACGGCCTCGGCTGGCGCGAGTACGCGGACGTGCCCGCCAAGCACGCCACGAAGGTCGACGCCTCCGTCGCGCCGCTCTCCGCCTACCTGGGCGTCCTCGGCATGCCCGGCCTCACCGCCTACGCGGGCCTCTTCGAGGTCGCCTCCTTCAAGGAGGGCGACGCGGTCTTCGTCTCCGGCGCCGCCGGTGCCGTCGGCAGCCAGGTCGGCCAGATGGCCAGACTGAAGGGCGCCTCCCGCGTCATCGGCTCGGCGGGATCCGACGAGAAGGTCAAGCTCCTGGTCGAGGAGTACGGCTTCGACGCGGCCTTCAACTACAAGAACGGCCCGGTCGCCGAGCAGCTCAAGGCCGCCGCCCCCGACGGCATCGACGTCTACTTCGACAACGTCGGCGGTGAGCACCTGGAGGCCGCGCTGTCCTCGTTCAACGTGCACGGCCGCGCCACCATCTGCGGAATGATCGCCCAGTACAACGCGACCGAGCCCACCCCCGCCCCGCGCAACCTCGCCCTGGTGATCGGCAAGCGGCTGCGTCTGCAGGGCATGCTCGTCAGCGACCACGCGGCGCTCCAGCCGCAGTTCGTCCAGGACGTGGCCGGCTGGATCGGCTCGGGCGAGCTCAAGTACAACGAGACCGTCGTCGAGGGCATCGAGAACGGCTTCGACGCCTTCATCGGTCTGCTGCGCGGCGAGAACACCGGAAAGATGGTCGTCTCGCTCACCCGATAG
- a CDS encoding MarR family winged helix-turn-helix transcriptional regulator → MATTRTDPLTLEVVDLIGTVVARYHDEYEEVAARYGLTGAQARVLGLLSLEPTAMRRIAQKLKCEPSNVTGIIDRLEARGLVERRPDPDDRRVKIAAATEKGRDTARQLRDSLRFAREPLAELSAQERGVLRDLLKRMLGESPD, encoded by the coding sequence ATGGCCACCACACGTACGGACCCGCTGACCCTCGAGGTCGTCGATCTCATCGGCACCGTCGTGGCGCGCTACCACGACGAGTACGAGGAGGTCGCCGCGCGGTACGGCCTCACCGGGGCGCAGGCCAGGGTGCTCGGGCTGCTCTCCCTGGAGCCCACGGCCATGCGCCGGATCGCCCAGAAGCTGAAGTGCGAGCCGTCGAACGTGACGGGGATCATCGACCGCCTGGAGGCCCGCGGCCTCGTCGAACGGCGCCCCGATCCGGACGATCGCCGCGTGAAGATAGCCGCGGCGACGGAGAAGGGCCGCGACACGGCACGGCAGCTGCGGGACTCGCTGCGCTTCGCGCGCGAGCCGCTGGCGGAACTGTCCGCGCAGGAGCGGGGAGTACTGCGGGATCTGCTGAAGCGCATGCTGGGCGAGTCCCCGGACTAG
- a CDS encoding SCO2400 family protein, which produces MDYCHQCRRHLNGALACAGCGTPVEELRHRNPAAAREDDVVIELGGAYGDEDRPPAGHRRASTSGRRAARKSAGTRRARRRRGRKLLIGTVGLALAAGALSLAELAQESSGGDDTSVEVREEESLAVDDIPEPTGSAEPPPGPSAVEEPPTTSSATARPTRTAVGQISTRPTAAPSSSQAEPSESSSAPDPRDGSSPSASGGPSQQPSQSPSQQPPPPPQPTPTPSETEDCWFIFCL; this is translated from the coding sequence ATGGATTACTGCCACCAGTGCCGTCGACACCTCAACGGGGCTTTGGCGTGCGCCGGGTGCGGTACTCCTGTCGAGGAGCTACGGCACCGCAACCCCGCCGCTGCGCGGGAGGACGACGTCGTCATCGAACTCGGCGGTGCGTACGGTGACGAGGACCGGCCGCCCGCCGGACATCGACGTGCGTCCACGTCCGGCCGCCGGGCCGCCCGCAAGTCCGCCGGAACCCGCAGGGCGCGCCGCAGGCGCGGCCGGAAGCTGCTGATAGGGACCGTCGGGCTGGCGCTCGCGGCGGGTGCGCTGAGCCTCGCCGAGCTGGCGCAGGAGTCGTCGGGCGGTGACGACACGTCCGTCGAGGTCCGCGAGGAGGAGTCGCTCGCGGTCGACGACATACCCGAGCCGACCGGCAGCGCGGAGCCGCCGCCCGGGCCGAGCGCGGTGGAGGAGCCGCCCACGACGTCGTCGGCGACGGCCAGGCCCACCAGGACGGCCGTCGGGCAGATCAGTACGCGGCCGACGGCCGCCCCGTCGTCGTCGCAGGCGGAGCCGTCCGAGTCGTCGTCCGCGCCCGATCCGCGCGACGGCAGTTCCCCGTCCGCGTCGGGCGGTCCGTCGCAGCAGCCCTCGCAGTCGCCGTCCCAGCAGCCGCCCCCGCCGCCGCAGCCGACGCCCACGCCGTCCGAGACGGAAGACTGCTGGTTCATCTTCTGCTTGTAG
- a CDS encoding rod shape-determining protein: protein MTVSLEQLRRCHVAVDLGAARTRVYVKGAGLVVDQPSVVAVNTRNGSLIAVGEFAEKMTGRTPDYIRVMRPVSGGTVVDIDMAQRMLRHLLGEKLRRQLRRKPRLRAAACTPHEADPLAQRAAVETLVGLGARRVELVDTLIAGAVGCGLPVEQPTATMIMMCGAATTQVAVLSLGSIVTATRIPIGGEAVDHAVIQHLRHQHELMLPSQSVRPLQLALSGNGLTAQGPTSTEIHGRDVATGLARSVKVDTAAVRDAIHTPLTAVLDGIGRILRECPPDLVADLADRGIMMVGGSALLPGFDQMLRDATGMPVHIAERPDVCAVLGLGEMLEGRVHSMVLDPLTA, encoded by the coding sequence GTGACCGTCAGTCTTGAGCAGTTGCGCCGCTGCCATGTCGCCGTGGATCTGGGTGCCGCGCGGACCCGGGTCTATGTGAAGGGAGCCGGGCTCGTCGTCGACCAGCCGAGCGTGGTCGCGGTCAACACCCGTAACGGCTCTCTCATCGCCGTCGGCGAGTTCGCCGAGAAGATGACCGGCCGGACACCCGACTACATCCGGGTCATGCGCCCCGTCTCCGGCGGCACCGTCGTCGACATCGACATGGCCCAGCGCATGCTGCGGCACCTGCTCGGCGAGAAGCTCCGCCGCCAGCTGCGCCGCAAACCGCGGCTGCGCGCCGCCGCCTGCACCCCGCACGAGGCCGATCCGCTCGCGCAGCGCGCGGCCGTGGAGACCCTGGTCGGGCTCGGCGCCCGGCGCGTGGAGCTGGTGGACACGCTGATCGCCGGGGCCGTCGGCTGCGGGCTTCCGGTGGAGCAGCCCACCGCCACCATGATCATGATGTGCGGCGCGGCCACCACGCAGGTCGCCGTGCTCTCCCTCGGTTCGATCGTCACCGCCACGCGGATCCCCATCGGCGGCGAAGCCGTCGACCACGCGGTCATCCAGCATCTGCGCCACCAGCACGAACTGATGCTGCCCAGCCAGTCCGTACGCCCTCTCCAGCTCGCCCTCAGCGGAAACGGTCTCACCGCCCAGGGTCCCACCTCCACCGAGATCCACGGCCGGGACGTGGCCACCGGGCTGGCGCGGTCCGTGAAGGTCGACACCGCGGCCGTGCGCGACGCCATCCACACCCCGCTGACCGCGGTGCTCGACGGCATCGGGAGGATCCTGCGCGAGTGCCCGCCGGATCTCGTCGCCGATCTCGCCGACCGCGGGATCATGATGGTCGGCGGCAGCGCGCTGCTGCCGGGATTCGACCAGATGCTGCGCGACGCGACCGGGATGCCGGTGCACATCGCGGAGCGGCCCGACGTGTGCGCGGTGCTCGGGCTCGGGGAGATGCTGGAGGGCCGGGTCCATTCGATGGTCCTCGATCCGCTGACCGCCTGA
- a CDS encoding GAF domain-containing sensor histidine kinase, with the protein MPPAQSPPAPGDTPDGPPQPGSTPGGGPPGRAPRHAVATNLPALLEAVLGVGTDLELRGTLQHLVDSATELTGARYGALGVVDPERGDITELFTCGLSDAERERIGRLPDGHAGLIGALIDDPRPLRLDDITEDPRSSGVPKEHPPMRTFLGVPIRVHTEVFGNLYLAEKRGGTFTEDDLALLRILGTQAGIAIGNARLYATARQRERWIEGAAAVTTALLTGETAADALMTVAERARVLADASAGVVLQPTETGGMEIVAASTHDDPGDLIGTTIEPGSTVLVQLLGGEPVFVEDSATDPRMTTRVRHRFGPSMMLPLQSGGRLIGTLALPRKRGDRPYTAAERLLASQFASQAALALVLADAQHDREQLAVYEDRDRIARDLHDLVVQRLFATEMMLESTRRRTAASSEEDELLGRAVDELDSTIQEVRTAIFALQQPPASAPTSFRGRVLRETGGAAAVLGFQPSVHFTGPVDELVDEERAGRLLGALRGALAAAHRRSGLTAVDVEIDATAVLPDGRAGLRLTVTDDATSDDGAPGTTLVWQTPR; encoded by the coding sequence ATGCCGCCCGCCCAGAGCCCGCCGGCACCGGGAGACACCCCGGACGGCCCGCCGCAACCGGGAAGCACGCCCGGCGGCGGCCCGCCCGGGCGGGCACCACGGCACGCCGTGGCCACGAATCTGCCGGCGCTGCTGGAGGCGGTGCTCGGCGTCGGCACCGACCTCGAACTGCGCGGCACGCTCCAGCACCTCGTGGACTCGGCGACCGAACTGACCGGCGCACGGTACGGGGCGCTCGGCGTCGTCGACCCGGAACGCGGCGACATCACCGAACTGTTCACCTGCGGGCTGAGCGACGCCGAGCGGGAGCGGATCGGCCGGCTCCCGGACGGACACGCCGGACTCATCGGCGCGCTCATCGACGATCCGCGGCCGCTGCGCCTCGACGACATCACCGAGGACCCCCGCTCGTCCGGAGTGCCGAAGGAGCACCCGCCGATGCGCACCTTCCTCGGCGTACCGATCCGTGTGCACACCGAGGTGTTCGGCAACCTCTACCTCGCCGAGAAGCGCGGCGGCACCTTCACCGAGGACGATCTCGCGCTGCTGCGGATCCTCGGCACGCAGGCCGGCATCGCCATCGGCAACGCCCGGCTGTACGCCACGGCCCGCCAGCGGGAACGCTGGATCGAGGGCGCCGCGGCCGTCACCACCGCGCTGCTCACCGGCGAGACCGCGGCGGACGCGCTGATGACCGTCGCCGAGCGGGCCCGGGTCCTCGCCGACGCCTCCGCCGGGGTCGTCCTGCAGCCCACGGAGACCGGCGGCATGGAGATCGTCGCGGCGTCCACCCATGACGACCCGGGCGATCTGATCGGCACGACCATCGAGCCCGGCTCGACCGTGCTCGTCCAACTCCTCGGCGGGGAGCCGGTCTTCGTCGAGGATTCCGCGACCGACCCGCGCATGACGACGCGCGTACGGCACCGCTTCGGGCCGTCGATGATGCTGCCGCTGCAGAGCGGCGGCCGGCTCATCGGCACGCTCGCGCTGCCGAGGAAACGCGGCGACCGGCCGTACACGGCGGCGGAACGGCTGCTGGCCTCGCAGTTCGCCTCCCAGGCGGCACTCGCGCTGGTCCTCGCGGACGCCCAGCACGACCGCGAACAGCTCGCGGTGTACGAGGACCGCGACCGTATCGCCCGCGACCTGCACGATCTCGTGGTCCAGCGGCTCTTCGCCACGGAGATGATGCTGGAGTCGACACGGCGGCGGACGGCGGCCTCGTCCGAGGAGGACGAGCTGCTCGGGCGGGCGGTGGACGAGCTGGACTCCACGATCCAGGAGGTCCGCACCGCGATCTTCGCCCTCCAGCAGCCGCCGGCGAGCGCGCCGACGTCGTTCCGCGGGCGGGTGCTGCGGGAGACGGGCGGGGCGGCGGCGGTGCTCGGCTTCCAGCCGTCGGTGCACTTCACCGGGCCGGTGGACGAGCTGGTGGACGAGGAGCGGGCCGGGCGGCTCCTCGGGGCGCTGCGCGGTGCGCTCGCCGCGGCACACCGGCGGTCCGGGCTCACCGCCGTCGACGTCGAGATCGACGCGACGGCGGTCCTCCCGGACGGACGCGCCGGCCTGCGGCTCACCGTCACGGACGACGCCACGTCGGACGACGGCGCGCCGGGGACGACGCTGGTCTGGCAGACGCCGCGCTGA
- a CDS encoding nitrate/nitrite transporter: protein MDPAEKPSPTAYVDLVLATVGFALTFWAWNLIAPLGGVYKDRLGLSSFEQSLLVAVPVLVGSLGRIPVGALTDRYGARLMFPLVSALTIVPVLLLIPAKHSYGAMLAVGFLLGLGGTTFAIGVPLVNSWFPPAHRGFAIGVFGMGMGGVALSGYLTPRMAKHSENLPFYVVAIALAVYAVIAAVLLRDRPDRPVPTASPAHRLALAGRLRVTWELSALYAIGFGGIVAFGVYLPTYLKTWYELSPTDAGTKAAGFALLTVIFRPIGGWLSDRVHPALVTSAALGFVALWAIVQAFDPPLVPGGTLALLCMAAGLGTASGSVFALVAQVTPQPQVGSVTGIVGAAGGLGGFVPPLVMGAVYSTKDSYSIGFMLLSDLALAGCVYAYGRMRNIRAGGEPAGRPPAPAKV, encoded by the coding sequence GTGGACCCCGCCGAGAAGCCCTCCCCCACCGCGTACGTCGATCTCGTCCTGGCCACGGTCGGCTTCGCCCTCACCTTCTGGGCGTGGAATCTGATCGCTCCGCTGGGTGGCGTCTACAAGGACCGGCTCGGGCTCAGCTCCTTCGAGCAGTCGCTGCTCGTGGCGGTGCCGGTGCTCGTGGGTTCGCTCGGCCGGATCCCGGTGGGCGCGCTCACCGACCGCTACGGCGCCCGGCTGATGTTCCCGCTGGTGTCGGCGCTGACGATTGTGCCCGTACTGCTGCTGATCCCGGCGAAGCACTCGTACGGCGCGATGCTGGCGGTGGGCTTTCTGCTCGGCCTCGGCGGTACGACGTTCGCGATCGGGGTTCCGCTGGTCAACTCCTGGTTCCCGCCCGCCCACCGGGGCTTCGCCATCGGTGTGTTCGGCATGGGCATGGGCGGCGTCGCGCTCTCGGGATACCTCACCCCGCGCATGGCCAAGCACAGCGAGAACCTGCCGTTCTACGTCGTGGCGATCGCGCTCGCCGTGTACGCGGTGATCGCGGCGGTGCTGCTCAGGGACCGCCCGGACCGGCCGGTGCCGACGGCCTCGCCGGCGCACCGGCTCGCGCTCGCCGGGCGGCTGCGGGTGACCTGGGAGCTGTCCGCGCTGTACGCGATCGGCTTCGGCGGGATCGTGGCGTTCGGGGTGTACCTGCCGACGTATCTGAAGACCTGGTACGAGCTCTCCCCGACGGACGCGGGCACGAAGGCGGCCGGGTTCGCGCTGCTGACGGTGATCTTCCGGCCCATCGGCGGCTGGCTGTCGGACCGTGTCCACCCGGCCCTGGTGACGTCGGCGGCGCTGGGGTTCGTGGCGCTCTGGGCCATCGTCCAGGCCTTCGATCCACCCCTCGTTCCGGGCGGCACGCTCGCGCTGCTGTGCATGGCCGCCGGTCTCGGCACCGCGAGCGGCAGCGTCTTCGCCCTCGTCGCGCAGGTGACGCCGCAGCCGCAGGTGGGCAGTGTGACCGGGATCGTCGGCGCGGCGGGCGGGCTCGGCGGCTTCGTGCCACCGCTCGTGATGGGCGCGGTCTACAGCACGAAGGACTCGTACTCGATCGGCTTCATGCTGCTGTCGGACCTGGCGCTGGCGGGATGTGTGTACGCGTACGGACGGATGCGGAACATCCGCGCGGGCGGGGAGCCGGCGGGTCGGCCCCCGGCGCCGGCGAAGGTGTGA